In Gossypium arboreum isolate Shixiya-1 chromosome 5, ASM2569848v2, whole genome shotgun sequence, a single genomic region encodes these proteins:
- the LOC108452756 gene encoding metalloendoproteinase 2-MMP, with amino-acid sequence MKFQVLVIAIWVLVCFGSVSARFFPNITDIPSWIKNNATSKAPWDAFNKFAGCRPGEKREGLSQLKQYFNRFGYIPNSPSNFSEDFDDELENALKTYQQNFNLNVTGQLDNQTLQQIVRPRCGNADVINGTSSMNSGRSSSFHTTGHLHTTAHFTFFPGTPRWPSNRQDLTYSFLPANGLTDEVKAVFTSAFQKWSTVTPLTFTQVDSYSSADITIGFYTGDHGDGEPFDGVLGTLAHAFSPTSGRLHLDGDENWVVSGDVTKASVSTAVDLESVAVHEIGHLLGLGHSSVEDAIMYPSITSRTRKVELADDDIQGIQLLYGTNPNYNGSTTSNTQERESSDGVPRYLGPRWGLALFLAVGFGSLFL; translated from the coding sequence ATGAAGTTTCAAGTTTTGGTGATTGCAATTtgggttttggtatgttttggttcaGTTTCAGCTAGATTCTTTCCCAATATCACAGATATTCCGTCATGGATTAAGAACAACGCCACGTCAAAGGCCCCATGGGACGCCTTCAATAAATTTGCCGGCTGCCGGCCTGGCGAAAAACGGGAAGGTTTGTCGCAGCTTAAACAGTACTTTAACCGTTTCGGTTATATACCCAACTCGCCCTCTAATTTCAGCGAGGACTTCGACGATGAGTTAGAAAATGCATTGAAAACATACCAGCAGAACTTCAACCTTAACGTCACTGGTCAACTGGATAATCAGACTCTTCAACAGATCGTACGGCCTAGATGCGGTAACGCCGATGTAATCAACGGGACGAGTTCCATGAACTCAGGTAGATCGTCGTCTTTTCACACTACCGGACACTTGCACACGACGGCGCATTTCACTTTCTTCCCGGGAACACCGCGTTGGCCTTCGAACCGGCAGGACTTAACGTACAGTTTCTTGCCGGCGAATGGGTTGACCGACGAAGTAAAAGCCGTCTTCACGAGCGCCTTCCAGAAATGGTCAACCGTTACGCCGCTGACTTTCACACAAGTGGATTCCTACTCCTCGGCGGACATAACGATCGGGTTTTACACTGGAGACCACGGAGACGGCGAGCCATTCGATGGGGTTTTAGGGACGTTGGCCCACGCTTTTTCTCCAACGAGCGGAAGGCTCCATTTGGACGGGGATGAGAACTGGGTAGTTTCTGGTGATGTGACGAAGGCATCGGTGTCGACGGCGGTGGACTTGGAGTCGGTGGCCGTTCATGAGATCGGGCATCTGTTGGGTTTGGGGCATTCGTCGGTAGAGGATGCGATTATGTACCCATCGATCACTTCGCGGACGAGGAAAGTGGAACTGGCGGACGATGATATCCAAGGGATTCAATTGTTGTACGGCACTAATCCTAACTATAACGGTTCCACCACTTCGAATACGCAGGAGAGAGAGAGTAGCGACGGCGTTCCCCGTTATCTGGGTCCACGGTGGGGCCTTGCTCTATTCTTGGCCGTTGGATTTGGGTCTTTATTTTTGTAG